In one window of Desulforhabdus amnigena DNA:
- a CDS encoding V-type ATP synthase subunit I translates to MFKSEKLVRITIQVPEQFISAATGTLARFKLLHLIRIDETHLGHLGYVAETDAGLVNEFDELFKTVEDLLRVLQVPLETVALEEAVIPEKEIFRAKEYLGTIKSESESVLGDLVAVGKRLREDKALLERLKLLPGDLDFSRLSNRHYVSWAIGLLPVRGLEKLEESLSQVHHAFIEMGTLQERAVILAFGLKKDWQIFERALKGALFEPIEAPVRVPGTVAEMISNIESGIRDLEAKEHSLAEQKVSFQRKFGAELLMLRERIISARQVLSARRFFGKIDKSYLITGWIPNRLFSDLEKELKRITDGQVIIERVDPEDLREVREGIVKIPILFNNPMLISPFEKLTSLYGTPRYREVEPTVFFALTFLLMFGMMFGDVGQGGVLFLLGYLVFRRFYRYIDYGIILMEAGVSATLFGFLYGTVFGLEGLIPALWMRPAENIPYLIKVTLSFGVALVSLGLILNLVNALRLKEYENLLSASGLAGALFYWVFAGLFMKYLLLGRVAPGELNFLGWAGAVLMTIMILHRPLYRLIFRKEHPSRLSRQAGFGTELLESIVELFDDLIRFVANTVSFIRIAAFALSHAALFAAVFSIADAVAHEKGTGISYWLVVMMGNVIIILLEGLVVSIQTVRLEYYEFFSKFFRGGGEPFKPFDQEIGSQGKPL, encoded by the coding sequence GTGTTTAAGTCCGAAAAGCTGGTCAGGATCACGATTCAAGTCCCGGAACAGTTCATATCAGCGGCTACGGGCACTCTTGCTAGGTTCAAGCTGCTGCATCTCATAAGAATCGACGAGACTCACCTCGGGCATTTGGGATATGTCGCTGAAACGGATGCCGGTCTTGTCAACGAATTCGATGAGCTTTTCAAGACGGTGGAAGATTTGCTGAGGGTTCTCCAGGTCCCTTTGGAAACGGTGGCCCTTGAGGAAGCGGTCATACCGGAAAAGGAAATTTTCAGGGCCAAAGAGTATCTCGGCACCATAAAGAGTGAATCGGAATCCGTTCTGGGTGATCTGGTTGCCGTTGGAAAGAGGCTCAGGGAAGATAAAGCCCTTCTTGAAAGATTGAAACTTCTGCCGGGAGATCTGGATTTTTCGCGCCTTTCCAATCGTCATTACGTGAGTTGGGCTATCGGGTTGCTGCCGGTTCGGGGGCTTGAAAAGCTTGAAGAAAGCCTCTCGCAGGTGCATCATGCATTCATTGAAATGGGCACGCTGCAGGAACGCGCCGTCATTCTGGCCTTTGGCCTGAAAAAAGACTGGCAGATTTTTGAGAGAGCGCTCAAAGGAGCTCTTTTTGAACCCATCGAAGCTCCAGTCCGGGTTCCAGGAACCGTTGCGGAAATGATCTCGAACATCGAATCCGGCATCAGGGACCTGGAGGCGAAGGAGCACAGCCTTGCGGAACAAAAGGTGTCGTTCCAGCGCAAGTTCGGGGCAGAGCTTTTGATGCTGCGTGAAAGGATCATTTCGGCCCGGCAGGTCCTTTCCGCCCGTCGCTTCTTTGGAAAAATAGACAAGAGCTACCTGATTACGGGTTGGATACCCAACCGTCTCTTTTCAGATCTTGAAAAGGAGCTCAAGAGAATTACCGATGGGCAGGTCATTATTGAAAGAGTGGACCCCGAAGACTTGAGGGAGGTGAGGGAAGGAATTGTGAAGATACCGATCCTTTTCAACAATCCGATGCTCATCAGCCCTTTTGAAAAGCTCACGAGCCTTTACGGAACACCCCGTTACCGGGAGGTCGAACCCACCGTATTCTTCGCTCTGACCTTCCTCCTCATGTTCGGCATGATGTTTGGGGACGTGGGGCAGGGTGGGGTTCTCTTTCTTTTGGGTTATCTTGTTTTTCGACGTTTTTACAGGTACATAGATTATGGAATCATCCTCATGGAGGCCGGGGTCAGCGCAACCCTTTTCGGTTTTTTGTACGGAACCGTTTTTGGCCTGGAGGGCCTTATTCCCGCCCTGTGGATGCGCCCGGCGGAGAACATCCCGTACCTGATCAAAGTGACTCTTTCATTCGGGGTTGCTCTGGTGAGTCTCGGATTGATATTGAATCTGGTCAATGCCTTGAGGCTGAAAGAATACGAAAACCTGCTCAGTGCAAGCGGTCTGGCGGGAGCTCTTTTTTACTGGGTATTTGCGGGGTTGTTCATGAAATATCTGCTTTTGGGGCGGGTGGCGCCGGGCGAGCTGAACTTTTTGGGATGGGCGGGCGCGGTGCTTATGACCATCATGATTCTTCATCGCCCCCTCTACCGCCTGATATTCAGGAAAGAGCATCCCTCGCGTCTCTCTCGTCAGGCGGGCTTTGGGACCGAGTTGTTGGAATCCATCGTGGAACTCTTCGACGATCTCATTCGCTTTGTGGCCAATACCGTTTCTTTTATCCGCATCGCGGCCTTCGCCCTCTCGCATGCCGCTCTCTTCGCTGCAGTCTTTTCCATCGCGGATGCTGTCGCTCATGAAAAGGGAACGGGAATCTCCTACTGGCTGGTGGTAATGATGGGAAATGTCATCATCATTCTTCTGGAAGGACTGGTCGTCTCCATTCAGACCGTGCGCCTCGAGTACTACGAGTTTTTCAGCAAATTTTTCAGAGGGGGCGGTGAACCCTTCAAGCCTTTTGATCAGGAAATCGGTTCTCAGGGAAAACCTTTGTAA
- a CDS encoding V-type ATPase subunit — protein sequence MIGRIVRYSFAQAKTRAMKGKLLNADDWHYLLRMRSLEDIFRYLKGTDYGEVLSSFSDVPSDTRGLILVLYGELFKDYAKLLKAVPANGSLLLRNLLLRYEAENLKTILRGIWQGRFPDEIKSLLYGMGRLSTLPIEALLSAREITDAFRLLKPTIFYAPLLHAMPQFKARGSLFPLEISIDTAVFESIPAGLKLLKGVDRRGVERLTGEMIDWVNLCWLVRFRHFYDLSPEETINYILSGGRRLGLRDLGRLARTSDLPSFLAALPNPYRESLGAVEKWPEIRYVFEKWFIHELYKIFHEDPFQIRLQVSYLFLKEIEVMSLESLISAAGVGASPERLLGLIGLPVKGIVRV from the coding sequence TTGATTGGGCGGATCGTCAGATATTCCTTTGCTCAGGCCAAGACGCGGGCAATGAAGGGAAAGCTCCTGAATGCCGACGACTGGCATTATCTCCTGAGGATGCGAAGCCTGGAAGATATTTTCAGGTATTTGAAGGGGACGGACTATGGTGAGGTCCTCTCCTCCTTTTCTGATGTGCCGTCTGATACCAGGGGCCTCATTCTGGTTCTTTACGGCGAACTCTTCAAGGACTACGCGAAGCTCCTGAAGGCAGTGCCCGCCAATGGATCTCTCCTGTTGCGGAATCTTCTGCTCCGCTATGAAGCCGAAAATCTGAAAACGATCCTGCGAGGGATCTGGCAGGGAAGGTTTCCTGATGAAATCAAATCGTTGCTCTACGGAATGGGACGACTATCGACCCTACCCATCGAGGCCCTTCTGTCGGCGCGGGAAATCACGGATGCTTTCCGACTTCTGAAGCCGACAATCTTTTATGCCCCGCTGCTTCATGCCATGCCCCAATTCAAGGCTCGGGGGAGCCTCTTCCCTTTGGAAATTTCGATAGATACGGCAGTGTTCGAAAGCATTCCGGCAGGCTTGAAGTTGCTCAAAGGGGTGGATCGCAGGGGCGTTGAAAGGCTGACAGGGGAGATGATCGATTGGGTGAATTTATGCTGGTTGGTCAGGTTTCGTCACTTCTATGATCTTTCTCCGGAGGAAACCATCAATTACATTTTGTCCGGAGGCAGAAGGCTGGGCCTCAGGGACTTGGGCCGCCTGGCCAGAACCAGCGATCTGCCGTCGTTCCTGGCTGCATTGCCAAATCCCTACCGGGAATCTCTCGGTGCGGTTGAGAAGTGGCCAGAGATCCGATATGTTTTCGAAAAATGGTTTATCCATGAGCTTTATAAGATCTTCCATGAAGATCCTTTCCAAATAAGATTGCAGGTTTCTTACTTGTTCCTGAAAGAAATCGAGGTCATGTCCCTGGAAAGCCTCATATCCGCCGCAGGCGTTGGCGCATCGCCGGAGAGGCTTCTCGGTCTCATTGGCCTGCCGGTGAAGGGGATCGTCCGTGTTTAA
- a CDS encoding GspE/PulE family protein — protein sequence MPEPMTLLALFQKEFALQDEQVKQLQSSYFMQGISLMDAFEQISITDENRVLHVLADHLQLPLLEREDYPEKPVLLEGVSMFFLRKHSILPIQVESGRVRVVVNNPLNLPVLNILGNYFAGMELNLCLGQREEIRTAIDRLYGTAAREAEALSRTGEGGLLNGDAFEEDLEHLKGLAQEAPIVRLVNILISRALDMRASDIHFEPFEHSFQVRSRVDGVLFDLDQPPKTMQAAIISRLKLMANLNIAERRLPQDGKIKLKFGNRDVDIRVSTVPTIYGESIVLRLLAQEAVDYNLASVGMDPQQLSVLEELIERPFGMILVTGPTGSGKTTTLYGVLRKLNNITRKIITVEDPVEYQINGINQIQVKPQIDLTFANALRSLVRQDPDVLLIGEIRDKETADIAIESALTGHLVLSTLHTNDAPGAITRMRDLGIESFLMADSLLAILAQRLVRVLCPHCKEAYPAREVDMVRMRQVIPDLPASVTLYQNKGCEKCGYTGFRGRQGIFEVLRVSETIRSAIVAEKSAGDISQIAFKESYRPLLHHGYRKVIEGITTMSEVLRVTSLSLTE from the coding sequence ATGCCCGAACCGATGACGTTGCTTGCTTTGTTTCAAAAAGAATTCGCTCTGCAGGACGAACAGGTCAAGCAGTTGCAAAGTTCATATTTCATGCAAGGCATTTCTCTCATGGATGCCTTCGAACAGATCTCCATTACCGATGAAAATCGGGTACTCCATGTTCTGGCCGACCATCTCCAGCTTCCGCTTCTGGAACGTGAAGATTATCCTGAAAAACCGGTTCTCCTCGAAGGGGTTTCCATGTTCTTCCTTAGGAAACACAGTATACTGCCCATCCAGGTGGAAAGTGGACGGGTGCGTGTCGTGGTGAACAACCCCTTGAATCTTCCGGTTTTGAATATCCTCGGAAACTACTTTGCAGGGATGGAGCTCAATTTGTGCCTTGGACAGAGGGAAGAAATACGCACGGCCATCGACCGTCTTTACGGAACCGCTGCACGCGAAGCCGAGGCTCTCTCGAGAACCGGAGAGGGAGGTCTTCTCAATGGCGACGCATTCGAAGAGGATCTCGAACACTTGAAAGGACTGGCACAGGAAGCTCCCATCGTCAGGCTGGTCAACATCCTCATTTCAAGGGCGCTCGACATGCGGGCATCGGATATCCACTTCGAACCCTTTGAGCACTCTTTCCAGGTTCGTTCCCGGGTGGATGGCGTCTTGTTCGATCTGGACCAGCCTCCAAAAACCATGCAGGCTGCCATCATCAGTCGTTTGAAACTCATGGCCAATCTCAACATCGCAGAACGGCGGCTTCCCCAGGACGGGAAGATCAAGCTGAAATTCGGCAACCGTGATGTGGACATTCGAGTTTCAACCGTTCCCACCATTTACGGAGAAAGTATCGTATTGAGGCTTCTCGCCCAGGAAGCGGTGGATTATAATTTGGCTTCCGTAGGCATGGACCCACAACAGTTGAGCGTTCTGGAAGAGTTGATCGAGCGGCCCTTCGGCATGATCCTGGTCACCGGCCCCACCGGTTCGGGAAAAACGACCACTCTTTACGGCGTTCTCCGAAAACTGAACAATATCACGCGCAAGATCATCACCGTCGAAGACCCTGTGGAATATCAAATCAACGGCATCAACCAGATTCAGGTGAAACCGCAGATCGACCTCACCTTTGCCAATGCACTGAGGTCTCTGGTCCGCCAGGACCCCGACGTCCTGCTCATCGGGGAAATTCGTGACAAGGAAACGGCGGACATCGCCATTGAATCCGCTCTTACGGGCCACCTTGTCCTTTCCACGCTCCACACCAATGATGCCCCCGGCGCCATTACTCGTATGCGGGACCTGGGTATAGAATCCTTCCTGATGGCGGATTCCCTTCTGGCCATCCTGGCGCAGAGACTGGTGCGCGTTTTGTGTCCTCACTGCAAAGAAGCCTACCCGGCGCGGGAAGTGGACATGGTTCGAATGCGACAGGTCATTCCCGACCTTCCTGCATCCGTTACCCTCTATCAGAACAAGGGCTGCGAAAAATGCGGATACACTGGATTCAGAGGACGTCAGGGCATCTTTGAAGTACTCCGTGTGAGCGAGACCATCCGTTCTGCCATTGTGGCGGAAAAATCGGCAGGAGATATTTCCCAGATAGCTTTTAAAGAGTCCTACCGGCCCCTCCTTCACCACGGCTACAGGAAAGTCATCGAAGGAATCACAACGATGTCCGAGGTCCTCCGGGTCACCAGTCTCTCTTTGACGGAATGA
- a CDS encoding type II secretion system F family protein produces the protein MGYFQYQAKDGQGETHRGVMEAMSEQDAARKLKSGRLYPVKIKAVKSGRGRRVPEEHIIRFFYDLSDLLSAGLPVDRALALISTNQTHKVFQRVVKDLLEEVQGGSDLSGAIGKCRDIFGDLSDHMVRAGEASGTLGPILKRLAQYLEQRRSFRQSLVSSMIYPAILFSTSMLSMVVLLVYVIPKFAQIFHDLNQKVPFLTELLLQAGVLLKEYGWVIPLLIGIAFFGGRYLYRQPKVRRKMDEILFRFPFTRYFILHSELTRFCRTLGTMLQSGVPLLRALSLGQELLFNTVLKDALSSLHREIKVGHSMSNFFRAQQAFPTRMGTMLRIAEEQGNLGEGLIGLGDHFEKELQRSLQRLMSLLEPVVILATGLVIGVMVLSMFTAIFGINEIQF, from the coding sequence ATGGGTTATTTTCAGTATCAGGCAAAAGACGGCCAGGGTGAAACTCACCGCGGCGTCATGGAAGCCATGTCCGAACAGGATGCGGCGAGGAAGCTCAAATCGGGAAGACTTTATCCTGTCAAGATCAAGGCGGTCAAAAGCGGGAGGGGGCGCCGCGTTCCGGAAGAGCATATCATTCGCTTTTTCTATGATCTCTCGGATCTCTTGTCCGCAGGACTTCCTGTGGACCGCGCTCTCGCTCTCATCAGCACCAATCAGACTCATAAAGTCTTCCAGCGAGTTGTGAAAGATCTTCTTGAAGAAGTTCAGGGAGGAAGCGACCTTTCGGGAGCCATCGGCAAGTGTCGAGACATTTTTGGAGATCTCTCGGATCACATGGTGCGGGCGGGAGAAGCCAGCGGTACGTTGGGCCCCATTCTCAAAAGGCTGGCTCAATACCTGGAGCAGCGCCGCAGTTTCAGGCAGAGCCTTGTATCCTCCATGATTTACCCTGCCATATTGTTTTCCACCAGCATGCTTTCCATGGTTGTGCTGCTTGTCTACGTCATTCCAAAGTTTGCCCAGATTTTCCACGACCTGAACCAAAAAGTACCCTTTCTGACGGAGCTGCTTCTTCAGGCAGGAGTTTTACTCAAGGAATACGGGTGGGTGATCCCTCTGCTCATCGGAATCGCCTTTTTTGGAGGACGCTATCTTTACAGGCAGCCCAAGGTTCGCAGAAAGATGGATGAAATACTCTTTCGCTTTCCCTTCACACGCTATTTCATTCTGCACAGTGAACTCACGCGATTTTGCCGGACCCTCGGCACCATGCTCCAATCCGGAGTCCCCCTGCTGAGGGCGCTGAGCCTTGGACAGGAACTGCTGTTCAACACGGTGCTCAAAGATGCGCTTTCTTCCCTCCACAGAGAAATCAAAGTGGGGCATTCTATGAGCAATTTCTTCCGAGCCCAGCAAGCTTTCCCAACCCGGATGGGTACCATGCTGCGGATTGCCGAAGAGCAGGGGAATCTGGGCGAGGGGCTTATCGGACTGGGAGATCACTTTGAAAAAGAACTGCAGCGGAGCCTTCAGCGGTTGATGAGCCTCCTGGAACCGGTCGTCATCCTCGCCACGGGGCTTGTCATCGGTGTAATGGTGCTCAGCATGTTCACCGCGATTTTCGGGATCAACGAAATTCAGTTCTAA
- a CDS encoding prepilin-type N-terminal cleavage/methylation domain-containing protein, translating to MRFKATGSPRGFTLMELMLVLIILTLTIGMVIPRIGAGWKRMEDREFLQEVTQTLKRARLQAMNSGEISVFRIRGSEKLYGLEVPPSQPIPENVDLFADHLEQDPATGDHVILFFPDGSITGSDLEIIFDRQRTFRISIHPLFGTVRLSRAGSP from the coding sequence ATGAGGTTCAAAGCCACCGGAAGTCCAAGGGGGTTCACCCTGATGGAACTCATGCTGGTCCTCATAATCCTCACTCTGACCATCGGCATGGTGATCCCAAGAATCGGAGCGGGATGGAAACGTATGGAAGACCGGGAGTTTTTGCAGGAGGTTACCCAGACACTCAAACGCGCGAGGCTCCAGGCCATGAACTCGGGCGAAATTTCTGTCTTCCGAATCCGGGGATCCGAGAAACTCTATGGCCTGGAGGTTCCTCCGTCTCAGCCGATTCCAGAAAATGTGGACCTCTTTGCAGACCACCTGGAACAGGACCCTGCAACAGGAGATCATGTGATTCTTTTTTTTCCGGACGGCAGTATCACAGGAAGCGACCTGGAAATCATCTTTGACCGGCAGCGCACCTTTCGGATTTCCATTCACCCCCTTTTCGGGACGGTCCGCTTGTCCAGAGCGGGGTCTCCCTAG
- a CDS encoding type IV pilus modification PilV family protein produces MNMQSILRSKSEGFTLLEVMVGLIVGTIIAGGVMGLISVSLQYKQRLKEKSRIQPVLEAVAQEILANPQSAAKGNFILNVPTGSPPVDLAIVKAEESEKSGSNRLNELYRVFLKCNGQILEFSLIIPQSQLQ; encoded by the coding sequence ATGAATATGCAATCTATCCTCCGCAGTAAAAGTGAAGGCTTCACTCTGCTGGAAGTCATGGTAGGACTTATTGTGGGAACCATCATTGCCGGAGGGGTCATGGGACTCATTTCGGTATCGTTGCAATATAAACAAAGGCTTAAAGAAAAAAGCCGGATTCAGCCGGTTCTCGAAGCGGTTGCCCAGGAAATCCTTGCAAACCCTCAAAGTGCAGCCAAAGGCAACTTTATCCTGAATGTACCGACGGGCTCCCCCCCTGTCGACCTGGCCATTGTCAAGGCAGAGGAAAGCGAAAAAAGCGGATCGAATCGATTGAATGAACTCTACCGCGTTTTCTTGAAATGCAATGGGCAAATCCTTGAGTTCAGCTTGATCATTCCCCAGTCGCAGCTGCAATGA